Proteins co-encoded in one Chrysemys picta bellii isolate R12L10 chromosome 13, ASM1138683v2, whole genome shotgun sequence genomic window:
- the LOC101948632 gene encoding olfactory receptor 6M1-like, with product MEARNGTRVTEFILIGFPSSREVEIFLFMLFFIILVVAMIGNSIIITLICTDYRLQSPMYFFLCNLSLIEILMTMTVVPKMLENFLSERKTISFYGCLAQSYFYFLLGISEYVLLAMMSYDRYVAICYPLSYSTIMNGKVCVWFVVGSWMGGFFSVLVPTVIKLGLPYCGPNIINHFFCDSAPLLHLACADTRLVEFIDFIISLPVLLGSLLLTVISYMYIICTIIRIPSAKGRQKAFSTCASHFTVVTIGYGTSIFIYVRPSQASSMNFNKVASLMTTAVTPILNPLIFSLRNQKVKEALRDSIAKCLGLIKHTI from the coding sequence ATGGAAGCAAGGAACGGGACACGTGTGACTGAATTCATCCTGATAGGTTTCCCTAGCTCCCGTGAGGTGGAGATTTTCCTTTTCATGCTATTCTTCATCATCCTGGTGGTGGCAATGATTGGGAACTCCATCATCATCACCTTAATATGCACTGACTATCGCCTGCAGtcacccatgtatttcttcctctgcAACCTGTCCCTCATTGAAATACTCATGACTATGACTGTGGTCCCAAAAATGCTGGAGAACTTCCTATCGGAGAGGAAGACCATCTCCTTTTATGGGTGCCTGGCTCAATCCTACTTCTATTTCCTGCTGGGAATCTCGGAGTATGTCCTGTTGGCCATGATGTCCTATGATCGGTATGTGGCCATATGTTACCCACTGAGCTACAGCACCATCATGAATGGAAAGGTCTGCGTCTGGTTTGTGGTGGGGTCATGGATGGGGGGATTCTTCTCTGTCTTGGTCCCTACCGTGATCAAACTTGGATTGCCCTACTGTGGCCCCAACAtcatcaaccatttcttctgtgacagcGCCCCCTTGTTGCACCTCGCCTGTGCTGACACCCGGCTGGTGGAATTCATTGACTTCATCATCTCGCTGCCTGTGTTGCTAGGCTCCCTGCTGCTGACAGTCATCTCCTATATGTATATTATCTGCACCATCATCCGGATCCCATCTGCCAAGGGCAGGCAGAAAGCtttctccacctgcgcctctcatTTCACTGTGGTCACCATCGGCTATGGCACCTCCATCTTCATCTACGTCAGGCCCTCGCAAGCCAGCTCCATGAACTTCAACAAGGTCGCCTCTCTGATGACCACCGCAGTGACCCCCATACTCAACCCACTCATATTCAGCCTCAGGAACCAGAAAGTCAAGGAGGCATTGAGAGACTCAATTGCCAAGTGCCTGGGGCTCATCAAACACACAATCTGA